DNA from Rosa rugosa chromosome 6, drRosRugo1.1, whole genome shotgun sequence:
agtatgacatgaatcagcgagttggactactcgggattcatgaatacagtatgacatgaaagtagagagttgaattactcttgatcatgaatacaccTTTATTATTTAAAATGTGTCGAGTGGTGAGTGATGAGATTGTTGGAAAATGGTTTGGAAATGGAGGtggaatgatttgttttgaattggGTTGAGTGGTAAGGATTGAGGTTGGGggtgtttacttgagttaaagtaTTTGTGAGATAATAAAATCAACCTttccttcttgtttactcatacgagctttgcaaaaagcttaccgggttttgtgttgttgcaatcccggtacactattcaaacggtgtagcgggtaatcctacaggtcaggaaaatcaggaaggtgatcgagctgcgtagagtagttgcatttgtgtgaatctgactttcttttgtgaggtgtgttatgctcatttgagctacatttatatttggagagagtgtgctgtaatcaataaactccttgaggatttggttatgtaatattgggtggtgtgaggtgtgtttgttctgagaaaaaatttcagaacgttattgtaataattattattcatgtttcggatttgaatttgttattcaaaattcggggcgtgacagttacTGACAAGCTTCAGTTCTTCAAGTATGTATCAGTAACCTGTAATTCAATAAAATAGCAAGACTGTAAGGAACTGAGAAACAAACCGAACAGTTGGGACGAAATTAACAAAAGCCCAGCTCTAAAAGTTATGCATGAGTAGAAACTTACAATTGGCCAAAAGAAAACACACAGAAAATGATCAAATTAAGGAAAAAGGAAGCAGCTAGCCAGCTACAACAAGAGACAGATATTGGAAAGAGGGGAGAAAGAGGTAGacatttttttcttccttttcaaaTTAGATAAATACCAGTCGTTGAATATCACAGCTAATTCTCTCAAGTCATCAAGTGTATAGTCATTCTTTAATTAAACAAAAGATTAGAGTCATCAAGTGCATATTAAATAGGAAATATTTTGACCATTTGAATCTTAAAACTAATCTGAATAACAAAATTCTGTCATCATCTGATCATCCTTACATAGAAACTAAGTGGAGACTAACGTCAGAATCTATCTATTTTATTTGGGGAAGTAAAATTCATTGTGAAATTTGTCAATGTGTTAACAAAATGACcattataaaaattgaaaaaaagtctaataaatgtagtttttttaagttaaaaatgatttttaagtgttttgacaaatataccctcaattttaacggcttctaacggtagaattaacggcagtgagttaagtgaaagacggatgtaaaactgagtgagttaagtgatatttttgaaaatacagtgagttaagtgtcgaataagtcataactcagtgaccctTATGGTAAATCTTCAGAAAAAGGTCCAAGCCCAAATATGCATTTTTCAGATTTAGCATTTGTCGGTTTCTCTGGGACAGATGAAGCCTGAAGGATTGTCTTTGTTCTTTCAAAAGGAAAAGGTCCAAAGCCCAAATATCATTGATAGACAAGTCTCAAATTTGCACGACTGATAGTCATAACAAGTCTCGAATTTGTAGCAGAAAATAGAGTGACCTAAATGGCTTCCTCTTTTCAACATGTACCATACTCTAAATTATCTTACTTAAAAGGAAGGCATCTTGATCTGCTCCAAAGTTTTGTATCGAGATCGATGTCATCATGTGGCTTGAGTCAGAGGTAATGGCCGGCCTATACTAGAATCTAAGCATCTCTACATCATCAACTGCATGCTTCTTATTCACAACTCCTTCTATTACACACAAAAAAGACGTTAGAATATAATGAAAGATCTCAAGCTCAGAATAAGTATATGTAATGTATGCACAAGACCGCTGTAGCAAATTTTTTGGCTGCTAAAGTCCTAAAGAAGAAAGCAACCAATAGTTAGGCTTCAAAGTCAGATGGCTGTCGATATGGCTCATGTCACACCCTACAGTCTACAAGCTTGTAGATTATATTCCCTTAAGCAGATTTAGTCGTCAGACTGAGACGTTGAATTGTTAATTTGTAGGCTGCTGTTTACTTTGCTTATGGTAACTTTCCACTTTCAGGGGATCCACCATCTACGGTGTAGATGGTATCATTTCAAAATGGCATTGACATTACAGAGCACATTCCAGATCTCCAGTACATAGGCAGATTCCCTACTATAATCTGTTAAAAGAACTAAACTCAATCTGGGGTGAAAATGTTTGTTAGAATGCCGGAAAGAAGTTGAGATATGGAGCCGTATAGGTAAATATATAGTGTTAAAGGGAGTAGGAAAATACAAAGAGGCTAAAACATGTGTTCGGTGATTCACACGCAATTTACGTGTGTTTCTAGCCctaattaccttgaaattagcGAATACTGAAACATTATTTCgtagtattactttgtttttcttcatttgtagaaaattatggtcaagagaggaaaaaaacGAAAGAAGTAGTGAATTCGagcaaaaagtcaactccgacTGAATGACGAAAAGTCAACTAGTTAACCATCgggtcaaccaagtcaacttgGCCCAATAACAAGAAGTCTGaggcccaagaccaaagaagcacacatgtgaagacccaagcccatttatattacatctttgtattcaaatttcaaattcaaaatcaatgtaatgataataataattagTGGACTACATACcacacacatcacacatgtTGATGAGATATTTATTTATGTTCACACTAGGcacacactcacttacacttttaccctccggttttctttatattttccaaaatgttttctaatcttctaattctctacatttttattaggttattttagtcttttcattttaccCATTTTCTATTTGTTTTTGAGCCCTTGGATCCAGGGTACAAGTCCAATCTTGACCCTTGAACCCAAGGGGGTATTAAAGCACATTTGCACACACATTTCACAAGCTTAAAACCCATTTTTCTACACCCTAGGCCGAATTTGGGACTTCTCTCCcttctcacctcttcttctcttcttcatcctccaTTCTTCACATGTAAGCTTGCACAAGGAGGAGGCACACACATTTCCGGTATCTAGGTCATCATCTCTACACCATGGCTTCTCTTGGCTTCATAAGGGTAGCAAGAGAAGCCATGAAGTTATGGCAATAGCTAGTGACAAGCTTTGCCTTAACTTTCAGTCTTTCATGGATTTCCCCTCtctttccctcttctttctctctctcttatttcttgcttatggtgttgtttgatgtgtattaatatatacttgtgtgtgacctctcatggttttagggttttgaaacccaAGTTTAGTTTTATATGGTTTTATTgaggaattaataaaattgatgtttattcatatgatttgtgtactcttgctttaatttcttcactctAGATGTATGATTTAGGTTTTCCCCTCCTTAATCTATGTTTGGTGTGTTGGAATTGAAATATTAAATTAgggaatttatatttcaatttagaTTATGGCATGAGTATGGTGGAATTTGCCCATTGCATATCTCTATTTCCATTTAGATTTCTTAGATTGTGGTTCTCCAATCACCCAATTTTGAGTATTATTACCCATGATTGTCGGAATAGTATTCAGAATTGTTGGGTAAGGTAATTgttatcacaagtactcttttcGACCTTATTATTTGTGGTGATGGTTGTTAGAATGTGTTACAATCGATTGTCGAAACATAAAGCATTTAGTTTTGAGCACTtatggccctaacaaggcataaggtttgagactagtatagggtagccaaaaactaagtattctttcttctttttgtttttgcttagggtttgactactattttatgacaatcaatttagttttcttttcaacctcttaatgctaaatggaaatccgacaaaacatttgaagcatCATTTGAATTAATCATTATCATTCCATACGATTTTAAATTTGTGTGGAGAACCTTGAATTCCATGGTGACCCTTGATGCGATGCATCTCATCATTCTATCTATCTTATTTTTATATCGTAGTTAGTTagtttatttatcatttatgaaaatccaaaaaaCATTGTGACTTTTCCACTACCATTCATTTGTAAATCTATGTGAGCGTGAGCATTACAAGCACTTTCGTGTGTTTCACGGTCCTATTTAGGCCTTGCTTGGTGCAAGGCCATCTATGTGACTTTGTGTGATGCAAAGTCATGCTTGAATGAGGCTCGGTGCCttgtttagcattttttttctatttttatttttttgtgcaAGTGATTTTCGGTGACCTAGAACCATAGGATTCTTAGCTAGCTCGTAATCCCAAAGGTACAATAAACCGGGACGTAAATACTTCCCATCTTTGATAACCGTGTTGATTGTTACGCGATAGGCGAATGAAAAACGTTCAAATCATTCGGAAAAATGCTTCAAATAGAATTGGCTGCAATGTGCAAAAATCTAAAGTTCTAAACTCTTCAAGAATATTTAAGGGAGTTGGGACACCTTAGCCATGTGTTTAAACAGGACACATGAAAGCTTTTTCCTATAAAAGGAAAAGGTTCAAGCCTACGCTTAGCCAATGTCATCGATAAAGAAGTAAAAGAAGCATATGGGTGGCTAACAAAGGCTCCCTTTTATCCTGTAATTAGTCTTTAATTGATTTACAATATCCTTCAATTCTTAGGAATATTATAGGACAGTTCCCTAATACAAAAACCAACTTCGGCTCAGGTTTCCTATTGCAGCCAACTAAATAAAAGCATCGATCACTCTGTTGCCTAATCAAAACAGGTACGAATAGAAATTTTCTAGGTAGAAGAATCTCTTGAGTCTTAGAAATAGTATTAGCCACTCCCACTCAAGGAACTTTATCAATCTTGAAAAGTAAAAGAATATTGTGAATAATCTCAAcatcttagtttttttttccgTCAAGATCTCAACATCATAGTTACCATTGCCCAGCTAAGAATGATGAACTACCAAAGCCATCTTTTGGCATCAAAATTCTAGGAAAAGTGGGTTGACTATATAACTTTATGAAATCATGCAGGACAGTTTTGAAGCATAGCTAGCTGCATAGATAGGCCTGATTGTTCTTGACCAAAATAGCTGGCCACGATTATTTTTTGGCAGTGTGAGAACTGAGAACTCAAGAGAACACAATGTTTGATATATATAGGCCTAGGAAGAATTTTCAACAGATTAGCTGATTAAGACTCAGTTTTGACCTATAAAGTTATGCCAATTCTTGTATTGTGTCATTGTGTGCATGGAAGAAGTAGGGTGACATAGGAGTACGTATATGAGTGAACTTCCTCGTTCACAACCTTTTGGAAGTTACATATATCTATATTCAGTTTCCATTATCTGAATATGCTAAAACACAATTAATATAAAAAATCATATatgttgagaaaaaaaaatcgatCAATTTGAACATAAAATTATCAGAACATGATGTCTAATGAACAATTAGTTTTCATTCATTCGACATGACTATATAGGTTTGCTAATTAGAGTTGCTAGTTATGTGACACAAATACAGAAACGAGATGTGTCAAACACGAATGACACGAAAAAAACTCTACTCTTCAGATGAGGGTTCTAGAGAATGCATTGGACAAATTAGCTACCGAATTACAAGTTTAAATCAAGTATCTAATTCCAAAGGAAGCAAAGAGGATTATCATATTgacaacccaaaaaaaaaaaaggaattaagaaaaaaattgagaatAAAAACATGTTATATTTAGTGGACCACCATTAATGAAGAAGGCTTTTTGGTCTGATGCTAATCTAAAGCTGCGTTTGGCTCTGATCAACTCGGCACTTTTGGCGGGTATAAAGCGAAGACGTCGTTCATTGGACAACGGCCGCACTTTCCAGACCTCCAAACACACCCCTAACCCCCCCAGTTGACACAGCAAAAGCTGAAAAGTGCAATGGCACTTCCGTAAATTAATCGAATATCCAGACCGCTTTTAACCAACCCAAAAACGACCTTTCAATTATTAACCCGCGCGAAATTCATAAATTCGTTACAcacaaaaaaaagttcaaaaccAGAAAGCAAAGCAAGAAAAGCAGAAAGAACATTCTTTCGTTTAATCTCCAACTCTCCAATCCACGGCGATGCGTCTGCACACCGCACCTTTCTTCTTCGTTCCGATTCCTTGTGCTGTCCTGCACCGCAAACTTTAGTGTTCTCCGCTTCACCAGATTCCCTAGCCCTCTCGCCGGGGCCGCACACAACTTGATTGTATAAATATGCGAGTGTGGACATTCTGTCTCTGATCGAACTCCCCCACTTTATTTTTTTGGAGATCAGAAGTCGGATTTCGATTGCTTTAGTGCCGAAGCGAAGAATCTGTCGAGAAAAtgactttctttctctctcagaGATTCCATCTTTCTCTCTCCGCTTTTTAATTTGGACGATGCCTATTGCCTTGTTCTTCTTCCCCTTTTCTTTCAAACCGTCCGTCAAATAattcctctttctctttctctctctctctctctctctctgtggttTCCGTCCTTTTCAAGCTCCTTGGTGATTCCGGCGAAGCCTAGAGCTATAATAGGAGCTTCATTTCAGTCTTTCATGGCTCCCTCAGGTGTCAACCAGCTCTCTCACCCTTGTGTTTATGGTATAATCTATATTTTCCTGATATCAAGACTCAGCAATTCGGCTAGttcatcggtttttttttttttttttttttaatttggtaCCGCCTGTTTCTGTGGAAAGAATTGTAATTAGTTGGGAGATGTGGTTGAAATGTTTTTGGTAAGCAGGGGAGTTTGTTTCTTCATACGCAGAGAGGAAGTCACGCTTTATGAAATGGCTGAGTAAACTTTTCAGGAGCGGGAACAATCGAGGAGGAACTTTTGGGAATCGCAATCATCAGCTTATTGGCGACGAAAACATGGTTTGGCGTGCGCCTTTTAGATCTGTGGTTAGAACAACCTTCTCTCTTTTCTGTCGTTTCTTACTTTTTTCTGATTGTGGTTATTGGTTATGGTACTAATTAAAAGGAAGTTATGGAAAAGTTTTGTTCTAACTTGGCTGCAACTATTTAATCAAGTAATGTTGCTTCAAATTACTTGCAgtcttaaaattttaaaatgtaAATTATGACCAAGATATTTCTCTTCTTGCTATTGTTAATGGATCTAGTTACAACTTAACAAAATAACAGATTCAATCTGAAACGTTTTACTCAAGTAAGGATTCTTTTGAGGTCGCAAACAAATGGGCCGGGGTTTGGTAGAATTACCTCTGCATCTTCATTTTGCAATTTACTGCAATGTAGGGTTATAAACTTATAATGATGCCATAAAGCATTAGCTTGCAGTATATTGGTGTTACTCAACTGTCCAGAAATTTTCATATGAAAATTTTCTCATTATGTAACTTTTGCATTAGATTCTAAATTAAGACCTGACTAGTAGGTCAATAGAACCTGTAAATTGTTGTTCACAGCCAATGCTTGATGCCCTTATATGCTTTGGGTGTATATTATTAAGAACAAACATTTTGTAACAACTACAAGAGCCTTTCATTTCCCATGTACGAGTGTAACACCTATGTCTCCCAGCACAGTGGTGACTACTATTGAGTGGGTTTAGGCAAAAGGCTCCCTTCAATTATATATGACTAGATATCTGAACTTTTGTGATTTAGTTTCTCTCCTTTTTATCAGGATGAGCGGTCTAGAACccagaaagagaaagaggaatTAGACCATGCAATTGCGCTCTCTCTGGCTGAAGATTCAAAGAGACCCAGTGGTAGGCTTTATGTTCTTCAAGATCTAACTAAACTCTTTTTACTACTCTGCATAAGTTTGTgtgtttacaattatcaattATTTTAgattaatttttagtttttattcccAGGATATAGATGGCAGGACAAAGATAACGAGCTTGCTAGGTCACTTCAGGATATAAATCCACCAATATATCCTCCATATGCCCCTCCAGTTCCTCAGTATAATCCGTATGGAACTAGGTAAGAattttttgttgtacttgtaaTTCTGTGTAGCTTAGGGTCGATAATTTGATCGATTGTGTTATGAAGCTTGAAAGTTGCTGCAACTGATTACAGAATTTCATGAGTTTGTGACCACCAGAGTCTAAAGTTGGTAGCACCCTTATTCTCTCATATTGTCAAATCCTATACAATCTGAGAAGAAACAAACCAAATGCAagtttaggaaaaaaaaaaatcatgactTCCTATTTTGAACATTACTGATCCTGTCCTTTTTGCCTGTAATATGCAGAATATGTGGTGGTTGTCAGCAAGATATACGTTACGGTAATTATTTGGGCTGCATGGGGACATTTTTTCATCCTCAGTGCTTCTGCTGTCGTTCTTGTGGTCGCCCAATTGTTGAGAATGAGGTATAACTGTATTAGTTTGTCTTTCTTGGACTCAtatcatgtatatatatttgcTTTCATCTAGCCCTTACCTGTGTTTTTCTCTTGATTCAAGTTTTCTCTATCAGGGAGGGATCCTTATCATAAGTCCTGTTTTAAGGAGCTGGCCCATCCAAAATGTGAAGTTTGTCATCAATTTGTAAGAAAAGTCTACTTTGACTTATAATTCATCTAAACCTTATTATTTTCTGGGATTTGGTAACGATGGGTGATATGAATTGACATTGATAAACTTTCATTTCAATAACTTTCAGATTCCAACGAATCAAGCTGGTTTGATCGAGTATAGATGCCATCCATTTTGGTCACAAAAATACTGTCCATCACATGAACATGATAACACAGCTCGTTGCTGTAGTTGTGAACGCTTAGAGGTACTCATCTAAACCTGCACTGTGATACTTTCTCTTAAAACTCTAGAAATTGTTGAAAATGGAAATCACTGATCAAATTgtctgttttcttcttttcccttccTTACAGTCTTGGGATGCAAGATATATTTCAGTGGGAGATGGACGGAGTCTATGCTTTGAATGTATGGAATCAGCTATCATGGATACTGGTGATTGTCAGCCATTGTATCATGCCATCAGAGATTATTATGAAGGAATGAACATGAAGTTAGATCAGCAAATTCCCATGCTTCTGGTTGAAAGACAAGCACTTAACGAAGCTATTGTCGGGGAGAAGAATGTAATGATACCCTGCTCTGTTCCTTTAAGTTATAGATTATTTTGGAAGTCCATAATCTAAAACTGGTTCTTTGCAGGGCCTCCATCACATGCCCGAGACAAGGGGTTTATGCCTTTCTGAAGAGCAGACAGTCACCAGTGTATGAATCatattacaactttgacaaTCTATATTTTTCTTCGTTAATAATGAATCATTCACAAGCAGAGTCTTACCAAAGCATTTTGTCTGCTTCTCCATTTAGATACTCAAAAGGCCAAGAATTGGAGGGCATCAACTTATCGGAATGAGAACCCAACCTCAAAAGTTGACTCGAAGATGTGAAGTTACTGCCATTCTTGTTCTCTATAGCCTTCCAAGGTAATGGGAAACTTCTGCAATATCTCCTCTATATAAAACTCAGTTCTCTGCAATATTCATCTCACTATTTAGTGTCCTTTCTGGAAATGCAGATTACTAACAGGTGCTATCCTTGCTCATGAGTTGATGCACGGCTGGTTACGTCTCAAAGGTAAGTTTGTATTTCTGAAGCTCTCTCATATGAACCTTTGCATTCTCATTAGGAAATCATTTATTGAATAAACCAACTGTGCAGGCTACCGTAATCTTAATCCTGAAGTAGAGGAAGGTATCTGTCAAGTGCTTTCATACATGTGGCTTGAAACAGAAGTAATGCCAGGATTCAAAAACATGCCATCCACGTCTACATTTGCAGCTTCTTCTTCCACTTCCTCATCCTCATCGAAAAAGGGTGGAAAGTCGAATGTTGAACAGAAGCTTGGTGAATTTTTCATGCATCAAATTGCGAATGATTCTTCCCCAGCATATGGTGGAGGGTTTAGAGCAGCTAATGCAGCTGTCAATAAGTATGGTTTACGTCGTACTCTGGATCACATTCGTCTCACTGGAAATTTCCCATTGTAATACGAAAACAATATGATCCCTATTCCTGTCTCTTTTAATATAAATTATTTTGCCAGCCCCAAAAGGATTGAGCTCATCAAAGAAGCTCTAGTCCTTTGAGGATAACACATCCAATGCCACTCTTACCAATAACAATGCGtatctttgtttctttctcGTTACAGATGATCGGTTTTGTTtgataggttttttttttcatttctttttttgggaaaaagaaCCCCGTTAAATAATGTTCCTGTTTATCAGATATGGTACTGGGCAAGAGACGATCCTTGGGGATATGTAACATGAAAATAATAGgaataataaattaaaaaaaaaaaaatagggaagGACTGTTACTATTTGGAGTTGCTTAAATGGTCCATGTAGTGCCTAGTCATGGACTCCCTCACTCATACAAACTCATACAAAATTAAACTTCCGGAAAGCAAAGTGGGTAACAACATAGccttctttttttcctcttaAGAAATAGAAGAATACATTAGAACTACGACAAAATAGTCATTAGTCATTACTGATGCAAGAATTGCAGCCCAGCAAAAAGAAGATTTAATATTCTTTTTAGAACTGTGAGAGAAAGTGTGTTGCATACATTTCTAAGTGTAATATTGGATCCTAAATCTATACATGGAAAAATGCTAGTATCTCACAGCAGCATTGCAAAAACTACCATGAGATTAGTTATAACAATTTCAAATCACATCCTCCTCTTTAGTATCTCCCTTAAAAAGATGTGCACCTACTATATAGTAGCACTAACATCTGCAAGAAGCATCTTCAGTGTCTCGTATGTCATAAAACAAATGCCGACACCAGGTACCACTTTGTAGTATTCCGGTAGAATTCCTCTATACAAGCCGCGCAAGCCTTCTGTCCTGAATATGTGCTTAAATGTACCGAAAAGACCTGTTGTGTAGACACGCGCTCGGCCACCAGCCCCTTCCAACTGTTTGCGCCGCCTCACGAGATCCAATGGAAATGTTGCTGCATAATAGAGTGAGAATGAAATATAAGGAGGTAACACAATTATTGCATGACACTCCTTCATACTCTATGATGTGAATTCTACAAGGTCAAAAACCTCATCAACCACAAACAGAACAAGGCTATTGTAATCATGCAGACCAAAGAACAAATCCATAACAAGCAAACAAATTAAACCAGGCCAATGAAGACGAAAACTTCAGACCACAAAGACAAAAAGATAAAGTTGCAACATATGATCACATAAACATGCAAGCATATTGTTCGGAATTTGTCACATTCAAATTGAACATTCTTGTTATTTAATTAACACCACTGCAACCACGCTTTGTAAAAAGGTATGGCATGAAAACCACGAATAAGGTCCCATAACTGCTCCTTGACTGATTGTATTTATCTATAAGACAAATCACCCAACGAGTAAAGAGAAAACTCATAGGCTGCTTGTACTAACGGGAAAGTACCTAGGTTGTCCAGTCTCTAAAGGAATAGAAATGTTATCCAATACCCTATTAAAGTCATTTTCAAtctttgagaagaaaaaaaaattattcttaaTCCATAGTTGATGCAAATTGATAAACACAGTACTCCCATCTGTACCAGTGAGGCTTGACGGATTCCAATACCCATGAAGACATTGGAAAAGGAAGCCTAAGTGAGAAGCATACCTCAAAGAGGACACCTCTCACATTTGATAACTGAGAACAAAGGTTCACCTGTAGTGCCACCCTATAATAGAACTGACTGCAAATCTTTGGGAGACAAGTCACCGAAGAAATGCTGAATGAAGTTAGTCAAAATAAGAtctttattattaaaaaaattatgtttgaTGAATGACGAAGGAGAAACAATTTCTTGTCAGCTTCCTTACTACAATTCCCAAATGCAGATTAAAAACCACTCCATTGTTGTCACTGACTCTAGGGTTCAGTCTGGTTAGAGACTTGGTGCAGAGCCTGCACCACAACCTGTTTTCTCTGCATCAAAAGCATAGTAGACAGCTATATACATCAACGTCTTTGGCGTTTCTAAGTTAacaaagtaattaattaaaccACATTGCTAACTGTAATAGCATTGTTTTAATCAATTTAAATGCAAAAATTCAGGTTGGGGTTTTTTGAGCAATTAACACAAAAAAGTAGAACCAACAGAAAACATCACTGGAACAGAAaattgtgagaaaaaaaaaaaaaaccttttatAACTGCAACATGggttatttaaataaataaaaaataaatagataaaaccaCCATTAAAGCTAGCTGACCAAGTATCAAGACACTGACAATTTTGAAAACTATGACTTCTCAGTACATATTAAATGAAACCATCAGCCACAACCACCACCCTCAGTAGTCAGtacatatttaaaaaaatatagacCATCTTAAAGACCCTCAGGAATTCCAAACAGAACGTCTAGGATCACTCACCTGTTGATGATGCAATTCCTGAAAGGCTCCCACAAGCAAGACTAACCAGCACAGTAGAATCATCAGGCCTAATGTAAagacacaaaattaaaattatcGTGTTAGGCCTGAAAATAGGATGCATAGAATGACAATTAAAGGGCATGAAGACCCTAAAATTGCGGAGTCCATAAAGAAAAGTAATCACCTGTTTGCCTGCCAATAAGATCTTAATGTCTCATATACTGTAAAACTGATAGCTATACTGGGCCCAACACCCTGCATTATATACAGTCCAGGAGTCAGCAGCACATCAAGAAGAAATTTTAAGCATAAATGAAGTTAACAATAATAATAGGAGCATACCAAGAGGGTTGCTCCAAGTCCTTTATAGAGACCAAAGATACCCTCATCCCTGCTAATAGTTTGCAAAGCATGCCCAATGCCTCTGTAGTACATTACATTTGTCTGCAAAGTACAAACTAATTaggacaaaaacaaaatatacatGCAAAATAAATCAATCAATATTAAAGGCAATCGAGAGCACAATACAACAACCCCCAAAGGTTGAAAGTGTTGAAACTGAATAGAATATATGCATGTGTATTGCTGATACAAACTCTGCCTTGGATAGCAAACTTTCGGGTAggttttaaaaaagaaaatgataactCAAGGATTAACTTGCGTAGACATGCCAAGAACAAATTGAGAGGACTTGCAATATATGCAGTAGATATGAAGAGCTTTAAGGCAATCATACCTACAGAAATGCCCAAAGGTTCAGATGGTTGAAACTGAATTGAATAGTTGCATGTGTGGTAATTGATTCAAATCTACCTCCAGACCGCAAAGTTTCAGATAGATTTTAACAAAGAAAAGATAACTCATAGATCAACTTTCAAAGACATGCAGCATGCTGCATAGCATTCCCAAGCATGTCAAATCAAGTAAAATCtagtaaaagaaaacaaagattgCCTCCCAACCATCTGATCTTACCTGAGCTGCAAGGCGTGTCCTTACAAGATCCAAAGGATATGTGGCTGTTGCAGCTGTTATTCCTGCCAAACCTCCACCCACAAAATGTACACAAATGTCTGTACTCATGTTATCCCTGGAATTTTCCAGTCCCGGAACTGTATGCAGAATCTGTACCACATAAAATCCAATGAACTAAATGCCAAGATATAATAATCAAC
Protein-coding regions in this window:
- the LOC133718032 gene encoding protein DA1-related 2 isoform X6; the protein is MVWRAPFRSVDERSRTQKEKEELDHAIALSLAEDSKRPSGYRWQDKDNELARSLQDINPPIYPPYAPPVPQYNPYGTRICGGCQQDIRYGNYLGCMGTFFHPQCFCCRSCGRPIVENEFSLSGRDPYHKSCFKELAHPKCEVCHQFIPTNQAGLIEYRCHPFWSQKYCPSHEHDNTARCCSCERLESWDARYISVGDGRSLCFECMESAIMDTGDCQPLYHAIRDYYEGMNMKLDQQIPMLLVERQALNEAIVGEKNGLHHMPETRGLCLSEEQTVTSILKRPRIGGHQLIGMRTQPQKLTRRCEVTAILVLYSLPRLLTGAILAHELMHGWLRLKGYRNLNPEVEEGICQVLSYMWLETEVMPGFKNMPSTSTFAASSSTSSSSSKKGGKSNVEQKLGEFFMHQIANDSSPAYGGGFRAANAAVNKYGLRRTLDHIRLTGNFPL
- the LOC133718032 gene encoding protein DA1-related 2 isoform X5, yielding MWLKCFWSGNNRGGTFGNRNHQLIGDENMVWRAPFRSVDERSRTQKEKEELDHAIALSLAEDSKRPSGYRWQDKDNELARSLQDINPPIYPPYAPPVPQYNPYGTRICGGCQQDIRYGNYLGCMGTFFHPQCFCCRSCGRPIVENEFSLSGRDPYHKSCFKELAHPKCEVCHQFIPTNQAGLIEYRCHPFWSQKYCPSHEHDNTARCCSCERLESWDARYISVGDGRSLCFECMESAIMDTGDCQPLYHAIRDYYEGMNMKLDQQIPMLLVERQALNEAIVGEKNGLHHMPETRGLCLSEEQTVTSILKRPRIGGHQLIGMRTQPQKLTRRCEVTAILVLYSLPRLLTGAILAHELMHGWLRLKGYRNLNPEVEEGICQVLSYMWLETEVMPGFKNMPSTSTFAASSSTSSSSSKKGGKSNVEQKLGEFFMHQIANDSSPAYGGGFRAANAAVNKYGLRRTLDHIRLTGNFPL